From the genome of Pseudonocardia sp. EC080619-01:
AGCACGGCGTCGGCGGACTCGATCCGGCCGCGCTTCTCCGCCCGCCGCAGCGACGACTCCAGCCGCTCGACACCGGCCTGCACCGCGGCCGGCGACGTCTCGACGACGCGGACGTCGTACCCGGCCCGCGCGGCGACCTCCGCGATGCCGGACCCCATCTGACCGCAGCCGACGACCCCTACCCGTTCCACTGTCACTCCTCGTGTCGACACCGCGTCCGTCCCGACCCCATCACGGCCGGGCGCCTCAGCCGAGGGCGACCCCGGCGAGCCGGTCCCGCACCTGCTCGGAGAACGTCCCGCGGAACGCGGCGAACGTGACGACGCCGCTGTCCCGGAAGTCCTGCCGGGTGGGCTCGTCGAGCCCGGTCAGCACGAGCGCGGCGGACGCGACCGTGCCGTCGTCGTTGCGGGTGGCGAGCGCGGTGCTGCAGACGCCGGGCAGGTCGCCGTCGGTGATCCCGACGGCCGCGACGCCCGCTGGCAGCCGCGCGGTCCGGGCACCCTCCAGGTGCCGGCGGGCGACCGCTCCGGCACCGGGCACGCCGAGGTCGTCGGCGGCGCACGCCCGGTGCAGGGACGCCAGGCCCCGGGCGGTGCCGCCCGGTGACCCCGCCCAGAACTCGCGGTCACCGGGGACCGCGGAGGCGTCGGCCCGGGCCGCCGCCGCCACGGCGGAGCGCTGCTCCGGCGACGACGCGTACGCCCGGCCGGCGGCGAGCGCGTCGGCCCGCCGGGTCGCCGGGTCCGGCACCCGGCCACGGGTCGCCAGCAGCGTCTCGCCGGCGTGGCAGGGCAGGTCGTGGCCGGGCAGGCCGCCGGCCGCGGCGGCCTCGGTCAGTGGGTCGTCACCGAGCGTCTCGCGCAGCAGGTCGGCGGCGGCGGGGTCACCGTGCGCGGTCAGGGCGCGGACCACGTCGTCCCAGTCCACGCTGCTCTGCGGTCCGGCGCCGAGCGCGGTGAGCGCGTTGCGGTGCGCGTCGCGGTCGGTGCCGGGTACGTACCAGCGGTCCCACTCCGCCACCGGGACCGGCGCGTCGGCCGGGAACCCGGCGGCGACGGCGCGGGCGTAGGCGGCGAGGGGCACGACCGCGCCCGCGGCCGCGATCGGGCGCACCGTCGTGGCGCGGTGCTCGACGACGGTCCCGCGGCCGTCGTCCAGGTACAGCGACCAGCTCTCCGGTGCGGACCGGAGCCGCTCGAACAGCGGGCCCGCCGGGTCGTCCGGATCGACCGGCTCCGGCTGCACGGGACGGCCGGTGATCCGGTTGTCGGCCTCCGCCGAGCAGGCGGTCGTCCCGAGCAGGACGGCGGCGGCACCCAGCAGGGCGCGGCGGCTGATCGGCATGGTGGCTCCCCCGTGCACCCGGACGGCAGCTGTCCGGAACGTCCGATGAACGTAGCGCGTGCGCATCGGTGCGCGGGTGCCGCACCGGGCGTCCCGGACTAGGTTCGGCTCACGTGAGCACCGACCTCGCCGACCTCTACCGCGACCTGCACCGCCATCCCGAGCTGTCGTTCGCCGAGACCCGTACCGCAGGCATCGCCGCCGACCGGCTGCGCGCCGCCGGGTTCGAGGTCACCGAGGGCGTGGGCCGGACCGGGGTGGTCGGCGTCCTGCGCAACGGCGACGGGCCGACCGCCCTGCTGCGGGCCGACATGGACGCGCTCCCGGTCGCCGAGGACACCGGCCTGGACTACGCGAGCACCGCGCGGGGCACCGGCCGCGACGGGGAGGAGACCGCCGTCGCGCACGCCTGCGGGCACGACGTGCACGTCACCTGCCTGGCCGGGGCCGCCGCCGAGCTCGCGTCCACACGCGACACCTGGTCGGGGACGCTGCTGGTGGTGTTCCAGCCGGCCGAGGAGTTCGGCGCCGGGGCCGACGCGATGCTCGACGACGGCCTCTACGAGCGGTTCGGGACACCGGACGTCGTGCTCGGCCAGCACGTCGCCCCGCTGCCCGCGGGCGTCCTCGCGATCACCCCGGGCCCGGCGTTCGCGGGGAGCGACACCGTGCGCGTGACCCTGCACGGCTCGGGCGGCCACGGTTCCCGCCCGGAGACGACCGTCGACCCGGTCCTGCTGGCCGCGTCGACGGTGCAGCGTCTGCACGCCGTGGTCTCGCGGGAGGTCCCGGCGACCGAGACGGCGGTGCTCACCGTCGGCATGCTGCGGGCCGGGACGAAGGAGAACGTCATCGGAGACTCGGCGGAGCTCGGGCTGACCGTGCGGTCCTACACCCCGGCCGTCCGGACGCGGGTGCTCGGCGCGATCGAGCGGATCGCGCGCGGCGAGTCCGCCGCGTCCGGGTCGCCGCGGGACCCGGAGATCCGGGTCCTCGAGTCGTTCCCGCCGGTGGTCAACGACGCCGACGCCGTCGAGCGCACCCGGCACGCGCTGACGACCGCGACCGCGCTCCCGGTCGTCGACCCGGGACCGGTCACCGGCAGCGAGGACGTCGGCCGGTTCGCGGTCGCGGCGGGCGTACCGTGCGCGTACTGGCTGCTCGGCGGGGCGGACCCCACGGAGTTCGCGCACTGCACGAGCGTCGACGACATCCGGGAGCGGGTCGCGGAGCTGCCGTCGAACCACTCCCCGCGCTACGCCCCGGTGATCGAGCCGACGCTGTCCACCGGCGTCGCCGCCCTGACCGCGGCCGCCCGCGCCTGGCTCCCGCCGCCCACCTAGAGGGTTCCGGCGCTCACGGGTTCCGGGGTCGCTCGCGCGATCGGGCGAGCGCGGCCGCAACCGGTGAGCGTTCGCCTGGGCACTCAGAGGGCCGGTGCGCGGACCGCGTTCACGGCCGTCCGGGCGGCCGCGCCGATGGCCGCGTCGGCCCGGGGGACTGCCGCGTCGCTGCGGGCGGCGTGGGTGAACACCGCGACGGCGACCGGGTGCTCGCCCGGGTAGGTCACCACCCCGACCTCGTTGCGGACGGCGCCGACCGTGCCGGTCTTCCCCGCGACCGCGGCGGACGCCGGGAAGCCCGCCCGCAGCCGGTGCGGCCAGATCTGGGCCGAGAGGACCTGCCGGGCGAACGCGGTCCCTGCGTCCGACGCCAGCTCGCCGCGCCACAGTCGCGCCAGCAGCGCCGTCGCGTCGGCCGCGGTGGTCGAGGACCCGAAGACCGGGCTGAGCGCCCGCACCTGTGCCGGGACGTCGTTGTCGGCGAGGACGGCGAAGGCGGCCGCGACGTCGTCGGTCCCGGTGTCGGCGACGAGACCGGCGAGGACGTCCGCGGTGCCGCCCCGGATCCGGGTGCCGGTCAGGCCCAGCTCGGCGGGCAGGGCGGCGACCCGGTCCCGCCCGACCGCGGCGTGCACGACGTCGGCGGCCACGTTGTCCGACACGGTGATCATCGAGGTCACCAGGTCGCGCCTGCTCATCGTCACCGGGTCGGCGAGCGCCGAGATCCCCGTCGCCCCCGGCGTCCGCCCCGGCGGGACGACGACCGGTTCCCGCGGGTCGAGCCGGCCCTCGTCGACCGCGCGGCAGTACCCGACGAGCACGAGCAGCTTGTAGACAGAGGCCATCACCACCGGGACGTCCGCGCCGACCGCCACCTCACCCGGGCCGGAGCCGTCGGACGTGACCGGACGGGCGTGCAGCCAGCCCCGCACGCCTGCGTCCCGGAACACCGCGCGGACCTCGGCGGCCGCGGTCACGGGCCCGCCGCCCGGGCCACCTCACGCAGCACGGCGGCGAGCGCGTCGACGACGCCGTCCGGGGTGTCGTCGCGGTGCACCACCCGCACCCGAAACGGCACGGGCTCCCCGGCCGCGGGCCGGCGGGCCACCCCGGCGGCGGCCAGCGCCCGGTCCGGGGTGAGCGCGAACGCGGTGCCGGTCGCGACCAGCGCGAGCGCCTCGGCCTGGCCCGCCGCGTCCGCCGCCCGGACCGGACGCCCGCGGGTCTCCAGCGTGTCGAGCAGCAGGTCGTGCGCCGCCGGGGCGTGCACCCGCGGGGCGGTCGCCAGGTCGAGGGCACGCAGCGTGCGCAGCACGACCGGCCCCGCACCGGCCGCGGCGGGATGGCCGGCCGGCACCAGGACGTCGGTGGGCAGGGCGACGACGGGACCGGCCCGCGCCGACTCCAGCACCGCCGGGTGCGCGACGACGGCGACGTCGAGCGTCCCGACCGACACCGCGTCCACCAGCGTCACGGTCGGCCCGGCGGTCAGCACCGCCCGGCGCCCCGCAGCGGCACCGGCCCGCGCGGCGAGCTCCGCCGACGCCCGTGCGCCCAGGTCACCGACGACACCGATCCGCAGCACCTGCGCCGCCTCGGCGTGCCGGTCGGCGGCGCGGCCGAACGCGTCGGCGTCCTCCAGCAGGGCACGGGCCCGGGGCAGCAGGTCCCGCCCGGCGGTGGTCAGGGCGACCCCGCCGGGCCCGCGGTCGAACAGGACGACGCCGAGCCTGCCCTCCAGCCGTCGCACGCCCTGGGACAGCGGCGGCTGCGCCATGTCCAGGCGTGCGGCGGCACGCCCGAAGTGCCGCTCCTCGGCGACCGTCACGAAGAAGGCCAGGTGCCGCAGCAGGTCCACCGGAGATCGTCACCTCGCCTCATACCCATCCGATATGGCACACGCCGTACGAGCATATTCGCGATATGGCGTGCGCTCTGCTGGTCTGGTGCCATGACGCTCTCCCGCCGCTCCCTGCTGCTCGCCGGCGCCGCCGGTCTCGGTGGCGCGCTCCTCGGCTGTTCCGCGCCCACCGCACCGGTGGCCCCCGCCGCGCCGGCACCGCGCCCGATCCCCGCGATGGACGGGGTGGAGCGCGAGTTCGGCCGCCGGATCGGGGTACACGTACTCGACTCCGGCACCGGCGCCACCGCAGGCCACCGCGACGGCGAGCGGTTCCTGATGTGCTCGGTGGTCAAGGCGCTGATGGCGGGGTTCGTGCTGCACCGGTCGGTGGCCGACCCGGCCCTGCTGGACCGCCCGGTCCGCTGGGGCCGCGCCGACCTGCTGGAGTACGCGCCGGTCACGTCCCGGCACGTGGACTCGGGACTGTCGGTGGCGCAGCTGTGCGAGGCCGCCGTGACGGTCTCCGACAACACCGCGCACAACCTGCTCCTGCGCGAGGTCGGTTCCCCCGCCGACCTGACGGCGTGGCTCCGCTCCACCGGCGACGGCGTCACCCGCGCCGACCGGTACGAGACGGCGCTCAACGACGTCGACGGCGACCGCGACACCAGCACCCCGGCCGCACTGGCGGCGACCCTGCGCGCACTGACCACCGGTGACGTGCTGCCGTCCGCCCAGCGGGACCGCCTGGTGGGCTGGCTGCGCGCGAACACCACCGGCGACGAGCAGATCCGGGCCGGTGTGCCGGACGGCTGGCAGGTCGGGGACAAGACCGGCAGCGGGCCGCTCGGGGAGAAGAACGACGCGGGGGTGCTGTTCCCGCCGCAGGGCGCCCCGGTGCTGCTGACGGTGTTCACGGTCCCGGCCGACCCCTCCGCACCGGACGACGACCGCGGCGCGGCGGCCGTGGCCGCGGCGACCCGGGCGGCGCTGGCCGCGCTGCGCGGGTGACGCCCGCTCAGATCGCGGAGAGCACCGCCCGCAGGATGGCGACCTGCCCGATCGGGCTGGGGTGCAGGCCGTCGTCCTCCCAGAAGTCCGGGCGCGCCGGGAGCCGGCTCAGGTCGACGGCGTCGGGGTCGACGTCGCGCACCATCGCGACGAGCTCGGGCAGGTCGGCGGCGTCCCACCACTCCCCCGTCAGCTCCCGGGTGAGCCCGACACGGGCCGGGTCCACCGGCGGCGGCACGACGAACCGCACCCGCGAGCCGGCCTCGGTCTCGAGCAGCAGGCGCAGCGCCCGCAGGTTCCGGGCGGTCTCGGTCGCCGAGACCATCCGGATGCCGGTGGTCGCCCCCTCCCGACGGACGTCGTTCGTGCCCAGCATGACCAGCACCCGTGTCGGGACCCGGGACACCAGCACCGGGCCGAGCGCGAGCGCCTCGGAGCTCGTGCGCCCGGACAGCGCCAGGACCTCGACGGACG
Proteins encoded in this window:
- a CDS encoding amidohydrolase, which codes for MSTDLADLYRDLHRHPELSFAETRTAGIAADRLRAAGFEVTEGVGRTGVVGVLRNGDGPTALLRADMDALPVAEDTGLDYASTARGTGRDGEETAVAHACGHDVHVTCLAGAAAELASTRDTWSGTLLVVFQPAEEFGAGADAMLDDGLYERFGTPDVVLGQHVAPLPAGVLAITPGPAFAGSDTVRVTLHGSGGHGSRPETTVDPVLLAASTVQRLHAVVSREVPATETAVLTVGMLRAGTKENVIGDSAELGLTVRSYTPAVRTRVLGAIERIARGESAASGSPRDPEIRVLESFPPVVNDADAVERTRHALTTATALPVVDPGPVTGSEDVGRFAVAAGVPCAYWLLGGADPTEFAHCTSVDDIRERVAELPSNHSPRYAPVIEPTLSTGVAALTAAARAWLPPPT
- a CDS encoding serine hydrolase; amino-acid sequence: MTAAAEVRAVFRDAGVRGWLHARPVTSDGSGPGEVAVGADVPVVMASVYKLLVLVGYCRAVDEGRLDPREPVVVPPGRTPGATGISALADPVTMSRRDLVTSMITVSDNVAADVVHAAVGRDRVAALPAELGLTGTRIRGGTADVLAGLVADTGTDDVAAAFAVLADNDVPAQVRALSPVFGSSTTAADATALLARLWRGELASDAGTAFARQVLSAQIWPHRLRAGFPASAAVAGKTGTVGAVRNEVGVVTYPGEHPVAVAVFTHAARSDAAVPRADAAIGAAARTAVNAVRAPAL
- a CDS encoding LysR family transcriptional regulator; this encodes MDLLRHLAFFVTVAEERHFGRAAARLDMAQPPLSQGVRRLEGRLGVVLFDRGPGGVALTTAGRDLLPRARALLEDADAFGRAADRHAEAAQVLRIGVVGDLGARASAELAARAGAAAGRRAVLTAGPTVTLVDAVSVGTLDVAVVAHPAVLESARAGPVVALPTDVLVPAGHPAAAGAGPVVLRTLRALDLATAPRVHAPAAHDLLLDTLETRGRPVRAADAAGQAEALALVATGTAFALTPDRALAAAGVARRPAAGEPVPFRVRVVHRDDTPDGVVDALAAVLREVARAAGP
- the bla gene encoding class A beta-lactamase; translated protein: MTLSRRSLLLAGAAGLGGALLGCSAPTAPVAPAAPAPRPIPAMDGVEREFGRRIGVHVLDSGTGATAGHRDGERFLMCSVVKALMAGFVLHRSVADPALLDRPVRWGRADLLEYAPVTSRHVDSGLSVAQLCEAAVTVSDNTAHNLLLREVGSPADLTAWLRSTGDGVTRADRYETALNDVDGDRDTSTPAALAATLRALTTGDVLPSAQRDRLVGWLRANTTGDEQIRAGVPDGWQVGDKTGSGPLGEKNDAGVLFPPQGAPVLLTVFTVPADPSAPDDDRGAAAVAAATRAALAALRG
- a CDS encoding SGNH/GDSL hydrolase family protein, translating into MESDLMTRLIRYADLTAWPAFAAFGVQEEEIDRVLASTAGLDPSAVSGVRDALAGRVRAAAGALIGERPVAAGLHRMALRPGERVVVVGDSISADRLSWARLLAELVPMVEPEASVEVLALSGRTSSEALALGPVLVSRVPTRVLVMLGTNDVRREGATTGIRMVSATETARNLRALRLLLETEAGSRVRFVVPPPVDPARVGLTRELTGEWWDAADLPELVAMVRDVDPDAVDLSRLPARPDFWEDDGLHPSPIGQVAILRAVLSAI